One Streptococcus gallolyticus subsp. gallolyticus DSM 16831 DNA window includes the following coding sequences:
- the ftsA gene encoding cell division protein FtsA: MARNGFFTGLDIGTSSIKVLVAEFVSGEMNVIGVSNVPSTGVKDGIIIDIEAAAEAIKKAVEQAEEKAGMTIDKINVGLPANLLQIEPTQGMIPVPSESKEIKDEDVDSVVKSALTKSITPEREVISLIPEEFIVDGFQGIRDPRGMMGIRLEMRGLIYTGPSTILHNLRKTVERAGISVENIIITPLAMAKSVLNEGEREFGATVIDLGGGQTTVASMRAQELQYTNIYPEGGEYVTKDISKVLKTSMQIAEALKFNFGQANLEEASLSETVQVDVVGSDTPISVSERYLSEIISARVRHILDRVKQDLERGRLLDLPGGIVLVGGGAIMPGVVEVAQEIFGTTVKLHVPNQVGIRNPMFANVISLVEYVGTMSEVDVIAQRAVSGEELLRRKPVDFEPQPQVQPRVVYNNDPVVPANDNLVPQPTQVPPVQKQEESRPKLGERVRGIFGSMFD; encoded by the coding sequence AGGAACAAGCTCGATTAAGGTTCTAGTAGCAGAATTTGTTTCTGGCGAAATGAACGTGATTGGTGTGAGTAATGTTCCCAGTACGGGAGTAAAAGACGGGATTATTATAGATATTGAGGCTGCTGCTGAAGCGATTAAAAAAGCGGTTGAGCAAGCAGAAGAAAAAGCAGGAATGACAATTGATAAGATTAACGTAGGTCTTCCAGCTAACTTGCTTCAAATCGAACCCACCCAAGGGATGATTCCAGTACCTAGTGAATCAAAAGAAATTAAAGATGAAGATGTTGATAGTGTTGTTAAATCAGCATTAACAAAAAGTATTACTCCAGAACGTGAAGTAATCTCATTGATTCCTGAAGAATTTATCGTTGATGGTTTCCAAGGAATTCGTGATCCACGTGGCATGATGGGGATTCGCTTAGAGATGCGTGGTTTGATTTATACAGGACCAAGCACTATCTTACATAATCTTCGTAAAACAGTTGAACGTGCAGGCATTAGTGTTGAAAATATTATCATCACACCGCTTGCTATGGCAAAATCAGTTCTTAATGAAGGTGAACGCGAATTCGGTGCTACTGTAATTGATTTAGGTGGCGGTCAAACGACTGTTGCTTCTATGCGTGCACAAGAATTGCAATACACTAACATTTACCCAGAGGGCGGTGAATATGTAACCAAAGATATTTCAAAAGTTTTGAAAACATCTATGCAGATTGCTGAAGCCCTTAAATTCAACTTTGGACAAGCTAACCTAGAGGAAGCAAGTTTGTCAGAAACTGTCCAAGTTGATGTCGTTGGTAGTGATACACCTATCTCAGTTAGCGAGCGTTACTTGTCAGAAATTATTTCTGCGCGTGTACGCCACATCCTAGATCGTGTTAAACAAGATTTGGAACGTGGACGTTTGCTCGACTTACCAGGAGGTATTGTTCTTGTTGGTGGTGGAGCAATCATGCCAGGTGTGGTTGAAGTTGCTCAAGAGATTTTTGGAACAACAGTTAAACTACATGTTCCAAATCAAGTTGGTATCCGCAATCCAATGTTTGCTAACGTCATCAGCCTTGTTGAATACGTTGGTACAATGAGTGAAGTGGATGTGATTGCGCAACGAGCAGTTTCTGGTGAAGAACTTCTTCGACGCAAACCAGTTGATTTTGAACCACAACCGCAAGTACAACCACGAGTGGTCTATAATAACGACCCAGTTGTACCAGCAAATGATAACCTAGTACCGCAACCTACTCAGGTTCCACCAGTTCAAAAACAAGAAGAATCAAGACCAAAACTTGGTGAACGTGTTCGTGGTATTTTTGGAAGTATGTTTGACTAA